In the genome of Caldisphaera lagunensis DSM 15908, the window AATTTCTATAGGGAGTTGCATCTTCAGGCAAATAACCTATAATCTTTTTGGACTCAAGATCTGATATAGGATCTAATCCATAAACCCTTACCTCACCATGATCTGGCTTGAGGAGACCTGCAATCAATTTAAGTGTTGTAGTTTTACCAGCTCCATTAGGTCCTAGTAATGCATATTTTCCCCCATCAGGTATTCTAAATGTGACCCCTTTTAGGGCAACAAAATTTCCATATAATTTGACGACGTTGTTTAAAGATATTGCATCAAAACCATTTGTGTCCATTTATTGCACCTGTTAGTTCAATCTATGCTTTATTTGAGACGGTAGAGGTTTTTATATATTGGTTTAAAATTAAAAATTTATGGTGTTAATGCTAATATGAATATCAAATATTAGACTTAAATAAATTTAAAAATCAAATGTTAAATAAGAATGAAATCACATTTAATTATTTTTTGTAAACAAAAATAATCATAAAACAAACATGGAATTACTCTTAATTTTTTCTGCAAAGTTTATTCCATTTATGATTTCATTTTTGATTTTCAATAGGATTTCTTCTTGAGTAATTTCTATCTTATCCTTTTCATACGTTTTTGATCCTATCATTGGCCCATTAATTATGATCTTAGATGCTCCATTATAGAAGTCAATTATACCATTACAATTAGATTCTTCGAATTGAATGCCTAATGCTCTGGCAATGCTTCTTTCAATTGAGCCAGAATGACCAACATTTATTCCTAGAGCTTTCCAATAATTTAACAAAATAATTGTATTGGTTTTGTTATTGATCCATTCCCTTAATACTGCTTCCAAAATATAAGAGTTCCCTCCATGTCCATTTAAAAATACAATTCTTTTTGCATTTATTTTATTTAAAGAATCTAGAATTGATTTTATAAAACCAGAAAAAGTTTCTATATTTAATGAGATTGTACCATCAACATTGTTCCATTCTGGAGAGAAACCATAATAAATTGTTGGCATAACAACGATGTTTTCCATTACACCACATAAACCATAAGCAATTCTTTCAGCTATTAATGAATCGAGGCCCATAGGAGCGTCACAATGCTGCTCGATACTACCTATTGGTATAATGAAAATGAAGTTATTGAGTTCTTTTACTTTGCTGGATGATATGTATTTATAATCAATACAATTGTTTTTATTTTGCATCCTTTCCACCTTTTTATTTAATATTGATTTTAAACAATATTTATGCATTGCTATGATATTAAAGATTCTTTAAACAATATTTTAGGTTATGAATCCTTAATAGATGTGTTTAGTAAAACTTAAAATTAATTATTCATAAATTATAATGAGGGATAAAAATGAGTTATAGCTCTTTAAAAATCGGCTCTGTATTTTATGAAAATAAATTGCATTTATCTTTATTTAAAGATGGATTATTCTACATATCAGATAAGTCTGAAATAAATAATGAATTATTGGATATAAAAAATTTTTACATTAACCTTCCTAAATCATTGGTGCATATCAGAGAAAATCATGAAAAATTTACATTAAAAACCAATTATAATCTAGATTCTACTTTAATGCCTCCTAATCCATTTCCAAGCAAAATAGTTGGTATAGGAAAGAACTATATTTCACATGCGAAGGAAATGAAAGGAAGCATTAAACCTGCATTTTTCTTAAAAGCGCCTAGCGCTTTAATTGGATCAAACACAGATATAGTTGTTCCATCTTTTATTAAAAAACCCGATTATGAAGGAGAAGTTGTTATTTTAATTGGAAAAAAGGTTAAGAATGCATCTCTAAAAGAAGCTAAGGAATCAATAGTAGGATATACAGCCGGAAATGATTTTACTGCAAGAGACCTTCAGTATGGAGATAATAATACAGAATGTCTCCCTTGGAGCCAAGCCAAGAGTCTAGATACTTTTTCTCCCACAGGACCTTATATAAAAATTATAGATGATTATTCAGAACTAGAAAACGTATGTGTAACAACAAGGTTAAATGGTAAAACTGTTCAACAAGGTTGTCCCTCGGAAATGTTTTATGACTATGCCAACGTTGTATTAGAGGTATCAAAATTGATGACTTTATATCCAGGTGATTTGGTATTTACAGGAACACCCTCAGGAGTAGGCCATGCTAAAGGTAATTATCTTAACGATGGGGATGTAATTGAAGTAATCGTTACTGGTATAGATCCATTAAGAAATAAGGTTGTTAGGTATAAATAGAAAAATTATGTTATTTAATATATTTGATTAAATAATATATCCCTATAATAAAAGTTAAAGCGCTTATAACATAATCAAACTTCAATATAAATGATTTGTTTGTCCCCAAGTAAAATCCTATAAGGGTTAAAGATAAGTTCCATGGAATAGAACCTAATAGTGTATATAAACCAAATTTTGGTAAATTCATTCTAGAAAAACCAGCTGGTAGTGATATTATTGATCTAATAGCTGGCATAATCCTACCAAAGAAAATTATTGAGGAACCATGTTTATCAAAGAGGTCATCAGATAGTTTTACATATTTAATATTTAATCTAAAATATTTAACTGCAAATTCAACAAAAGGATTTCTAACATATTTTCCAATAAAATATAATATTGTAGAACCAATTAAGTTCCCAACTGTTCCAAATGTAATTATTAGATAAATATTTAATGAGCCTATTTTGGCTAGTATACCTGCTAACGGCATAACTATTTCACTTGGAATTGGAATTAACATACTTTCTGCCGTCATAAGGATTAATATACCCGTGTATCCGGCTTGATTTAAAATTTTTAGGCTAAAATTAAGCATAGTTTGGGTTATATTTCCCCCTAAGAGGAAATGATAAAATAAAATAAAAATTGTTAATAAAATGAAAATTATTGAGATTATTAGATTTTCTTTTTTGTTCTCTTGCAAACTGTAAGCACCAATTTTTACTGTTTGAGTTGGGTTATTTTCTTTACTAGTTGGCACTTTTTTGCAACTGGTATTAAGGGTAATGTTGATGGTACTACAACTTCATCAACTACTTTTATTGATCTAACTTTAGTGTTAAATGTGTTTATGTCTATATCTGGAGAGAATACTAGCTTCTTAATATTTGAAAATACTATAGGTTTTTCTGAATTTTCTAAATCTTGTTTAGTAACTGTCAGTTCAGTTATATTACTTACTATATCGAATTCCCCTATATAAGATAACAATTGTTTAAAGGCATCAAATGGTCCTTTTACTAAGGTAGAACTTGCTTTGCTTGCTTTCTCGCTTATTTTCTTTCCTACATCTTTACCAGCTTCTAGCGTAACTAGAAATTGGCTCATTGCTTGATTCATTAATTCACCTACAGTAGTTCCCATTTCTTTTGCTGCTTTTGTGAAGCTTTCATATAAATCTTCATTTAAACCTCTAATCGTATATGTTTTTTCTTGTTTCTTTTCCTCGTTATTCTGATTATCTTCTGACATATCTGTCACCTATGTATTACATGTATTACAGAGTTTATAAGCTTTGCTTAGATTTAATGTTTTGGATAAAAATAATGATATTAATTACAAAATGATGCAATGATAGCGAAAGGCATGCAGAAAAATTAGAGTTAAAAAGTGGAAAGCCTAAAGATTAGGAGGAGAAAATAGAAAGGAGTGGGAATAATATGATATCAGATGTATTATTATATTCCTTTCTTCTAGTAGGAATTTTAATAGGAGTTTCAATAAATTTAAGCAAAAAAGCTAATAGAAAAGTAGTAAAAACATTGAATTTATTAACAACAATATCAGTTTTGGATTTAATATTCTTTATGGCAATAACAGCTGGGGACTATATATCAAGATATTTAACAGGAAATGAAGGGATAAGTTTGATTTATTCAATTGTATTATATTCCATAATACCAGGATTTCTTGGTGTTATTATAGCATCTATAATAATGGGTGGGAGACATGGAAAATAGATTTAAAGAATTTTTACCCCCATTGGGAGTATTTACTTCGGGGTTATTATTAGGGATATTTGTTAAATTTCCAATATATGATGTTGAAACAATAGCAGTTTATTGGCTTTACATATTGTTGGGAATTATCGGTATAGTTATAGGCGTATCATTTAGAGATCTATTAAGAACAGCAATTAAAGGAATAAGAAATGGAATTTTATTAACATTATCGGTAATTATAGGTGATATAATTGCAGGATTTTTGATATCATTAATATTGAGACAAGGATTAAATTATTC includes:
- a CDS encoding creatininase family protein; its protein translation is MQNKNNCIDYKYISSSKVKELNNFIFIIPIGSIEQHCDAPMGLDSLIAERIAYGLCGVMENIVVMPTIYYGFSPEWNNVDGTISLNIETFSGFIKSILDSLNKINAKRIVFLNGHGGNSYILEAVLREWINNKTNTIILLNYWKALGINVGHSGSIERSIARALGIQFEESNCNGIIDFYNGASKIIINGPMIGSKTYEKDKIEITQEEILLKIKNEIINGINFAEKIKSNSMFVL
- a CDS encoding fumarylacetoacetate hydrolase family protein, with protein sequence MSYSSLKIGSVFYENKLHLSLFKDGLFYISDKSEINNELLDIKNFYINLPKSLVHIRENHEKFTLKTNYNLDSTLMPPNPFPSKIVGIGKNYISHAKEMKGSIKPAFFLKAPSALIGSNTDIVVPSFIKKPDYEGEVVILIGKKVKNASLKEAKESIVGYTAGNDFTARDLQYGDNNTECLPWSQAKSLDTFSPTGPYIKIIDDYSELENVCVTTRLNGKTVQQGCPSEMFYDYANVVLEVSKLMTLYPGDLVFTGTPSGVGHAKGNYLNDGDVIEVIVTGIDPLRNKVVRYK
- a CDS encoding DedA family protein — translated: MTAESMLIPIPSEIVMPLAGILAKIGSLNIYLIITFGTVGNLIGSTILYFIGKYVRNPFVEFAVKYFRLNIKYVKLSDDLFDKHGSSIIFFGRIMPAIRSIISLPAGFSRMNLPKFGLYTLLGSIPWNLSLTLIGFYLGTNKSFILKFDYVISALTFIIGIYYLIKYIK